A window from Primulina huaijiensis isolate GDHJ02 chromosome 13, ASM1229523v2, whole genome shotgun sequence encodes these proteins:
- the LOC140991655 gene encoding UDP-glycosyltransferase 73C11-like, with the protein MAGIQPEHLNFLLIPFMAPGHVIPMIDMAKVLARHGVNVTIMLTPLNFNRFSSVVNRAAVSGLPIQLLQIRFPSEEAGLPAGCESADTLPSYQLIHNFFGAIKLLQAIVEEILEEMNPIPSCVICDKHLPWMAEACKKFEIPRVAFDGMSCFTQLVMHNLYVSKIYESVPETVPFVVPGLPDEIEFTKLQLPGLFNPGTSDFFEFREQVRLTESQAYGVVVNSFEELENGYVDEFKKIRGGKVWSIGPLSLSIDDNLDRAERGNQASIDAAQCLKWFDGRRPGSVIYACLGSLARLSAPQFLELALGLEASNHPFILVMNAGSESKEIEKWISEEGFEERTRERCLLIRGWAPQVLILSHPAVGGFLTHCGWNSTLESICAGLPMVTFPLFGEQFLNEKLVVQVLKIGVGVGARVTIHLGEQEKPEAKVTRDRIQAALEMVMDQGEEGCERRRMAQELGKMAKRSVEDGGSSCLNIKLLIEDIAKLAKLKKSV; encoded by the exons ATGGCGGGCATACAACCAGAGCACCTGAACTTCCTTTTGATCCCTTTTATGGCCCCCGGCCACGTAATTCCGATGATAGACATGGCCAAGGTGCTGGCCAGACACGGCGTTAACGTAACAATCATGCTCACCCCCTTGAATTTCAATCGATTCAGTTCAGTGGTCAATCGAGCCGCCGTGTCCGGATTACCAATCCAGCTTCTCCAAATCAGGTTTCCGTCCGAGGAAGCTGGATTGCCGGCGGGATGCGAAAGCGCCGATACTCTCCCCTCTTACCAACTAATCCACAATTTCTTCGGCGCTATCAAACTCTTGCAGGCGATTGTGGAAGAAATACTGGAAGAAATGAATCCCATCCCCAGCTGCGTAATCTGCGACAAACATCTGCCGTGGATGGCGGAGGCCTGCAAGAAATTTGAGATTCCGAGGGTTGCTTTTGATGGGATGAGCTGTTTTACCCAGCTGGTAATGCATAATTTGTATGTTTCGAAGATTTATGAAAGTGTTCCGGAAACAGTGCCATTTGTTGTGCCTGGTTTGCCGGATGAAATTGAGTTCACAAAGCTTCAGCTTCCGGGATTGTTTAACCCAGGAACCAGTGATTTTTTCGAGTTCCGAGAACAG GTGAGATTAACGGAGTCACAGGCATATGGAGTGGTGGTGAACAGTTTTGAAGAGCTAGAAAACGGATATGTGGATGAGTTTAAAAAGATTAGAGGCGGCAAAGTTTGGAGTATAGGACCATTATCCCTTTCAATTGATGACAATTTAGACAGGGCAGAGAGAGGTAATCAAGCCTCCATTGATGCAGCTCAGTGCTTGAAATGGTTTGACGGTAGGCGTCCAGGTTCTGTAATCTACGCCTGTCTCGGAAGCCTTGCGCGCCTTTCGGCTCCACAGTTTCTTGAGCTTGCTTTGGGGCTAGAAGCATCGAATCATCCGTTTATTCTGGTGATGAACGCTGGATCAGAATCCAAAGAAATCGAGAAGTGGATTTCCGAGGAAGGGTTCGAGGAAAGGACGAGAGAAAGGTGCCTTTTGATTCGGGGTTGGGCCCCACAGGTTTTGATTCTGTCCCACCCTGCAGTGGGAGGATTCTTGACGCACTGTGGATGGAACTCGACTCTGGAAAGTATTTGTGCCGGTTTGCCGATGGTCACATTTCCGTTGTTTGGTGAGCAGTTTTTGAATGAAAAGTTAGTCGTGCAGGTTTTGAAGATTGGAGTTGGAGTCGGAGCTCGAGTTACAATACATTTGGGGGAGCAAGAAAAGCCGGAGGCCAAGGTGACGAGGGACAGAATTCAGGCCGCGCTCGAGATGGTAATGGATCAAGGAGAAGAGGGATGTGAAAGGAGGAGAATGGCACAAGAGCTTGGGAAAATGGCGAAAAGATCGGTCGAAGATGGAGGATCGTCTTGCTTAAACATCAAGTTGTTGATCGAAGATATCGCAAAATTAGCTAAACTAAAGAAATCAGTTTAG
- the LOC140991456 gene encoding UDP-glycosyltransferase 73C25-like produces the protein MATQSHKLHFILFPLMAPGHMIPMIDIAKLLAQRGVVVTIITTPVNANRFSTTIDRATESGLEIHLLKIRFPSSEAGLPEGCENLDSLPSLDLASNFFVALSLLQKEVGELFEELKPRPNCLISDMGLPWTTQIAEKFQIPRIVFHGTCCFSLLCSHNIVSSKILDTLSSDSEQFEVPNLPDSIRLRKFQVTGSTNRNSSAIKDVADQIRAAEKTSFGVVVNSFQELEAEYVKEYSKVKGEKVWCIGPVSLCNKNSLDLVDRGNKASINEKDCLKWLDLHEPRSAIYASLGSLSRLITPQMIELALGLEESNRPFIWSLGGGDKSGELERWILENGFEERVSGRGLIIRGWAPQVLILSHKAIGGFLTHAGWNSTLEGISAGVPMVTWPLFAEQFCNEKLVVEVLKIGVNIGVETPVKWGDEEKVGVLVKSDDVKKALDIVMDGGENGEERRRKARELGEMAKKAIDGGSSYGNMTSLIKEIMTKSNLDGQEIILV, from the coding sequence ATGGCCACTCAATCCCACAAGCTCCACTTCATCCTGTTCCCTCTCATGGCTCCGGGGCACATGATTCCCATGATAGACATTGCGAAATTACTCGCACAACGAGGTGTGGTAGTCACGATAATCACCACCCCCGTCAATGCCAACAGATTCAGCACAACGATTGATCGTGCGACAGAATCAGGCCTGGAAATTCATCTCCTCAAAATCAGGTTTCCATCCTCGGAAGCAGGGTTACCCGAAGGGTGCGAGAATCTTGATTCGCTCCCCTCACTGGATTTGGCTTCGAATTTCTTTGTAGCCCTTAGTTTATTGCAGAAagaagtgggagaattgtttgAGGAGCTAAAACCTCGGCCGAACTGCCTGATTTCAGACATGGGTTTGCCCTGGACTACACAAATTGCTGAAAAGTTTCAGATTCCTAGAATAGTTTTCCATGGAACTTGCTGTTTCTCCCTCTTGTGCTCGCACAATATTGTATCCTCCAAGATTCTTGATACATTGAGTTCAGACTCGGAGCAATTCGAGGTTCCGAATTTGCCTGATTCTATCAGATTAAGAAAATTCCAGGTTACTGGTTCCACGAATAGGAACTCGTCTGCTATAAAAGATGTTGCGGATCAAATCAGAGCTGCGGAAAAGACATCATTCGGGGTAGTGGTGAATAGTTTTCAAGAATTGGAGGCTGAGTATGTGAAAGAGTATAGCAAAGTCAAAGGTGAAAAGGTCTGGTGCATTGGCCCTGTTTCGTTGTGCAACAAAAATAGCCTGGATTTGGTCGACAGAGGAAACAAAGCTTCCATCAATGAGAAAGATTGTCTAAAATGGCTCGATTTACACGAGCCCCGATCAGCGATTTACGCCAGTCTTGGGAGCTTATCGCGCCTAATAACACCACAAATGATTGAACTTGCACTCGGTCTGGAGGAATCGAACAGGCCTTTTATTTGGTCGTTGGGAGGAGGCGACAAATCAGGTGAACTGGAGAGATGGATCCTGGAAAACGGATTTGAAGAAAGGGTTAGTGGAAGAGGACTCATAATCCGGGGATGGGCTCCCCAAGTTCTGATTCTGTCACATAAAGCCATAGGAGGATTCTTGACGCATGCCGGATGGAACTCGACGCTCGAAGGGATTTCAGCAGGGGTGCCAATGGTGACATGGCCACTTTTTGCAGAGCAATTTTGCAATGAGAAACTGGTCGTGGAAGTGCTGAAGATTGGAGTGAATATTGGTGTGGAAACGCCTGTCAAGTGGGGAGATGAAGAAAAAGTTGGAGTTTTGGTTAAAAGTGATGATGTCAAGAAAGCTTTGGATATAGTGATGGATGGAGGGGAAAATGGAGAAGAAAGGAGGAGAAAAGCTAGGGAGCTTGGAGAAATGGCGAAGAAGGCTATCGATGGAGGCTCTTCTTATGGGAATATGACAAGTTTGATCAAAGAGATTATGACAAAATCAAATCTTGATGGCCAAGAGATCATTCTTGTATAG
- the LOC140991632 gene encoding UDP-glycosyltransferase 73D1-like, which translates to MAQELHFVLIPLLAQGHMIPMIDMAKLLAERGVKISLITTPNNASRFAETICRARMSGLNIHLVEIPFPCREVGLPPDCENLDSVPSRDLIRKFYTALDMLQGPLEKYLQENDPPPSCIISDKCLSWTSKLAKTFKVPRVVFHGMCCFSLLISHNLKISWRDLSVISDSEPFLIPGLPVRVEIKKAQLPGAFVALPDLDDIRDQMQEAESSSYGVVVNTFPGMEGGFIAAYGKAVKKKVWCIGPVSLCNREALDKFERGNKASISETECLKWLDSMNPKSVLYACLGSQCRLVPSQLIELGLGLEASNHPFIWVIKTGDRFQELEKWLLEERFEERIKGKGLLIKGWAPQVLILSHPAVGGFLTHCGWNSTIEGACSGVPMITWPMFAEQFLNEKLVVEILKIGVRIGVEIPVRWGEEEKVGVIVVKEHVQNAVKVLMNGEEKGEKIRKRAEEIGILAMETMETDGSSHYNISGLVQDIMEKSYQIGAQS; encoded by the coding sequence ATGGCACAAGAACTTCATTTTGTGCTAATCCCATTACTAGCTCAAGGCCACATGATACCAATGATAGACATGGCGAAATTGTTGGCCGAACGTGGCGTTAAGATAAGCTTAATCACGACTCCGAACAATGCATCGCGGTTCGCAGAAACTATTTGTCGTGCTCGAATGTCGGGGCTGAATATCCATCTTGTAGAAATCCCATTTCCCTGTCGGGAAGTAGGATTGCCACCAGATTGTGAAAATCTTGACAGCGTCCCGTCCAGGGACCTGATACGAAAATTTTATACAGCCCTGGATATGCTCCAGGGTCCCCTGGAGAAATATTTGCAGGAGAATGATCCCCCTCCGAGTTGCATCATTTCGGATAAGTGTCTCTCCTGGACATCTAAATTGGCCAAGACATTCAAAGTCCCGAGAGTGGTTTTTCATGGGATGTGCTGTTTTTCGCTGCTGATTTCGCACAATTTGAAGATTTCCTGGCGTGATCTATCTGTCATATCTGATTCAGAGCCTTTTCTGATTCCTGGATTGCCTGTCAGGGTTGAAATCAAGAAAGCTCAGTTACCAGGAGCGTTTGTTGCGTTGCCTGATTTGGATGATATTCGGGACCAAATGCAAGAAGCTGAATCGAGTTCTTACGGGGTCGTGGTAAACACGTTCCCTGGAATGGAAGGTGGCTTCATTGCAGCGTATGGAAAAGCAGTTAAGAAGAAAGTATGGTGCATTGGCCCGGTATCTTTATGTAACAGGGAGGCTTTGGACAAGTTTGAGAGAGGAAACAAGGCTTCGATCTCGGAGACAGAGTGTTTGAAATGGCTTGATTCGATGAATCCGAAGTCAGTACTTTACGCCTGCCTCGGAAGCCAATGTCGCCTGGTTCCCTCACAGTTAATCGAACTCGGGCTTGGATTAGAAGCGTCGAATCATCCCTTTATCTGGGTGATCAAAACAGGAGACCGGTTTCAAGAACTCGAAAAATGGTTGCTGGAGGAAAGATTCGAAGAGAGGATTAAAGGGAAGGGACTTCTGATCAAGGGTTGGGCTCCACAGGTCCTGATTTTATCACATCCTGCCGTTGGAGGATTCTTGACACACTGCGGTTGGAATTCGACTATTGAGGGAGCATGCTCAGGCGTGCCGATGATAACATGGCCTATGTTTGCTGAGCAATTCTTGAATGAGAAGCTTGTTGTGGAGATATTGAAAATCGGGGTTCGGATCGGGGTCGAAATCCCTGTCAGATGGGGTGAAGAAGaaaaagttggagtgattgtgGTGAAAGAACATGTTCAGAATGCTGTGAAAGTGTTGATGAATGGAGAAGAAAAGGGTGAGAAGATAAGAAAGAGGGCAGAAGAAATTGGGATTTTGGCTATGGAAACAATGGAAACTGATGGATCCTCTCACTACAATATATCAGGTTTGGTTCAGGATATTATGGAGAAATCATACCAAATTGGAGCTCAATCTTAA